Proteins encoded within one genomic window of Setaria italica strain Yugu1 chromosome IV, Setaria_italica_v2.0, whole genome shotgun sequence:
- the LOC105914232 gene encoding zinc finger BED domain-containing protein RICESLEEPER 2-like produces the protein MIILHEYPLSMVDHAGFQRFASALQPLFKMGTRNTLRKDIVMQYEMEREKAIEYMAGIDSRVAITTDLWTSDNQKRGYMAVIAHFIDESWTLRNIIIRFIYVPAPHTSEVIGEELYESLVDWNLDEKKSTITLDNCATNDAAIPYLDGLEHIKTAIENIRESVAYWTATPKRIEKFEEIAKFVKMCFEWLTGTTGYICEDKVSEIIDLLTELMIEYHVEEDCDNSESTAAAAPTEDMEFLSSFSARVASTRPSAV, from the exons ATGATAATTCTACATGAGTATCCTTTGAGCATGGTTGACCATGCTGGTTTCCAGAGGTTTGCAAGTGCGCTTCAGCCACTATTCAAGATGGGTACTCGGAATACATTAAG GAAGGATATTGTGATGCAATATGAGATGGAGAGGGAAAAAGCAATTGAATATATGGCTGGTATTGATTCAAGGGTGGCCATAACTACTGACTTGTGGACGTCTGACAACCAGAAAAGGGGCTATATGGCAGTCATAGCCCATTTCATCGATGAATCTTGGACTTTGAGAAACATTATCATAAG GTTCATCTATGTACCAGCTCCTCACACATCTGAAGTGATTGGTGAAGAACTATATGAGTCCTTGGTTGATTGGAACCTTGATGAGAAGAAATCCACAATTACCCTTGATAATTGCGCAACTAACGATGCGGCAATCCCTTATTTG GATGGTCTAGAACATATTAAAACTGCTATTGAGAATATCCGTGAAAGTGTGGCTTATTGGACAGCAACACCAAAAAGGATAGAGAAGTTTGAGGAGATAGCTAAGTTTGTTAAG ATGTGTTTTGAGTGGCTAACTGGTACAACTGGTTACATTTGTGAGGATAAGGTTTCTGAAATCATAGATCTGTTGACTGAATTGATGATTGAATACCATGTGGAAGAAGACTGTGACAATAGCGAATCAACAGCTGCTGCAGCTCCAACTGAAGACATGGAATTCTTATCTTCATTTAGTGCAAGAGTTGCTAGTACAAGGCCATCTGCTGTGTGA
- the LOC101778932 gene encoding SKP1-like protein 1A, giving the protein MAAADSCDGISTSGGGWEKTVTLVSSDDARFEVREAAASLSQTVRRMIRAGGDGGIPLPKVDARTLSTVLEYCNKHAAVPAPAPESSSAEAAAVDLEWFDKELMHVDLATLCSLIRAADYLEVAGLLDLTCKTVADMIKSKTAEEIRQMFGIQNDFTPEEEEQLSRENAGVFE; this is encoded by the coding sequence atggcggccgCGGATTCATGCGACGGCATCAGCACCAGTGGCGGCGGCTGGGAGAAGACGGTCACGCTCGTCAGCTCGGACGACGCGCGCTTCGAggtgcgggaggcggcggcgtcgctgtCGCAGACCGTGCGCCGCATgatccgcgccggcggcgacggcggcatccCGCTCCCTAAGGTCGACGCCAGGACCCTCTCCACGGTGCTCGAGTACTGCAACAAgcacgccgccgtccccgcccccgccccagAGAGCTCTtccgcggaggcggccgccgtGGACCTGGAGTGGTTCGACAAGGAGTTGATGCACGTGGACCTGGCCACGCTCTGCTCCCTCATCAGGGCCGCCGACTACCTCGAAGTCGCGGGGCTGCTGGACCTCACCTGCAAGACCGTCGCCGACATGATCAAGAGCAAGACGGCGGAGGAGATCAGGCAGATGTTCGGGATCCAGAACGACTTCACgcctgaggaggaggagcagttgAGCCGCGAGAATGCCGGGGTCTTCGAATAG
- the LOC101779485 gene encoding pollen receptor-like kinase 4: protein MAGEAAGVLLLLAAVALVLAAAAAQSSEADVLQAFRDTLRGPDGGPPEELNQWVTHPGAPCDAGGDDTPRWVGVRKCAGGRVVVLQLQGYRLQGAAPDLGLLAPLQGLRSLSLAGNNLTGAFPDVSALPALKFLFLSQNGLSGEIPDGAFAALRGLQKLNLSNNAFTGAIPSSIATSGKLIDVDLANNNFSGPVPEGLQRLGAHLDVQGNKLLCGLPGGPPCPSSSPASPSSSGNMKVLMIIAIVVVAIGALLAVAGIFAAVQARRNEPRYAGRSETLSGKPDAAKVKVTSAPAVKFEQGGADQHGGAVTPAAGKRGGGRRDEHGKLVFIQEGRARFELEDLLRASAEVLGSGNFGASYKATLLDGPSLVVKRFKEMNGVGREDFAEHMRRLGRLVHPNLLPVVAYLYKKEEKLLVTDYMVNGSLALVLHGGARSTLPPLDWPKRLKIIKGVARGLAHLYEELPMLMVPHGHLKSSNVLLDAAFEPVLSDYALAPVVTPQHAAQVMVAYKSPECGAAGGRAGRKSDVWSLGILILEVLTGKFPANYLRQGRAGTDLAGWVHSVVREEWTGEVFDKDMRGTRSGEGEMLKLLKVGLGCCEPDVSRRWGLEEALARIEELRERDSGDDSISTASSFVSDGEPQSHSA from the exons AtggccggcgaggccgccggggtgctcctcctcctggccgcGGTGGCGCTcgtcctcgcggcggcggcggctcagtCGTCGGAGGCCGACGTGCTGCAGGCGTTCCGCGACACGCTGCGTGGGCCGGACGGCGGCCCGCCGGAGGAGCTGAACCAGTGGGTGACGCACCCGGGCGCGCCctgcgacgccggcggcgacgacacgCCGCGGTGGGTCGGGGTGAGGAagtgcgccggcggccgcgtggtggtgctgcagctgcagggaTACCGCCTGCAGGGCGCCGCGCCGGACCTGGGCCTGCTCGCGCCGCTCCAGGGACTGCGCTCGCTCAGCCTCGCCGGCAACAACCTCACGGGCGCGTTCCCGGACGTGTCCGCGCTGCCGGCGCTCAAGTTCCTCTTCCTGTCCCAGAACGGGCTCTCCGGCGAGATCCCCGACGGCGCGTTCGCGGCGCTGAGGGGGCTCCAGAAGCTGAACCTGTCCAATAACGCCTTCACGGGGGCGATACCGAGCTCCATCGCGACGTCCGGCAAGCTGATTGACGTCGACCTCGCCAACAACAACTTCTCTGGGCCCGTACCGGAAGGGCTCCAGCGCTTGGGCGCCCATCTCGATGTCCAAG GGAACAAACTCCTCTGCGGCCTACCGGGCGGGCCCCCGTGCCCTTCCTCGTccccggcgtcgccgtcgtcatcCGGCAACATGAAGGTACTGATGATCATCGCCATCGTGGTGGTCGCGATCGGCGCCCTCCTGGCCGTTGCCGGCATCTTCGCCGCGGTCCAGGCCCGCCGCAACGAGCCACGCTACGCCGGCCGCTCCGAAACACTCAGCGGCAAGCCCGACGCCGCCAAGGTCAAGGTCACCTCCGCTCCGGCCGTCAAGTTCGAGCAG GGCGGCGCGGACCAGCACGGCGGCGCggtgacgccggcggcgggtaagcgcggcggcgggcggcgcgacgagcACGGGAAGCTGGTGTTCATCCAGGAGGGGCGGGCGCGGTTCGAGCTGGAGGACCtgctccgcgcctccgccgaGGTGCTGGGCAGCGGCAACTTCGGCGCGTCGTACAAGGCGACCCTCCTCGACGGTCCGTCCCTGGTGGTGAAGCGGTTCAAGGAGATGAACGGCGTCGGGCGGGAGGACTTCGCCGAGCACATGCGCCGGCTGGGGCGCCTCGTCCACCCCAacctcctccccgtcgtcgCCTACCTCTACAAGAAGGAGGAGAAGCTGCTCGTCACCGACTACATGGTGAACGGCAGCCTTGCCCTCGTCCTCCATGGCG gggcGAGGTCGACCCTACCGCCGCTGGACTGGCCGAAGCGGCTGAAGATCATCAAGGGGGTGGCGCGCGGGCTGGCGCACCTGTACGAGGAGCTGCCGATGCTGATGGTGCCCCACGGGCACCTCAAGTCCTCCAACGTCCTGCTCGACGCCGCCTTCGAGCCGGTGCTGAGCGACTACGCGCTGGCCCCCGTGGTGACGCCGCAGCACGCGGCGCAGGTGATGGTGGCGTACAAGTCCCCCGagtgcggcgcggcgggcgggcgggcggggcggaaGAGCGACGTGTGGAGCCTGGGCATCCTCATCCTGGAGGTGCTGACGGGCAAGTTCCCCGCCAACTACCTCCGGCAGGGCCGCGCCGGCACCGACCTCGCCGGCTGGGTGCACTCGGTGGTGCGGGAGGAGTGGACAGGGGAGGTGTTCGACAAGGACATGCGCGGGACGCGGAGTGGCGAGGGCGAGATGTTGAAGCTGCTCAAGGTCGGCCTCGGGTGCTGCGAGCCCGACGTGTCGCGGCGCTGGGGCCTCGAGGAGGCGCTCGCGCGCATCGAGGAGCTCAGGGAGCGCGACTCCGGCGACGACAGCATCAGCACCGCCTCGTCGTTCGTCAGTGACGGCGAGCCGCAGTCGCACTCCGCGTAG
- the LOC101779340 gene encoding bZIP transcription factor RISBZ5, producing MKKCPSELQLEAFIRESGEGAVSGAAESKPSGSGPSEPGGSGVFSPGGIGFGDTSAMDGNSWWFGSIRPANPVASQTASISASPRATTSANHALESESDSDSESLYEVEGGSCERGTKSMETKRIRRMVSNRESARRSRRRKQAQLSELESQVEQLKGENATLFKQLSEANQQFTTAVTDNRILKSDVEALRVKVKMAEDMVARSAMSCGLGDLGLAPYLNSRKMCQALNMLTVTGLDLLGSDAFRGTTAARQVQNSPVQSTASLESLDNRKSSEVTSCAADMWP from the exons ATGAAGAAGTGCCCGTCGGAGCTGCAGCTGGAGGCGTTCATCCGGGAAAGCGGCGAGGGCGCCGTTTCCGGCGCCGCGGAGAGCAAGCCCTCCGGAAGCGGACCGAGCGAGCCAGGTGGCAGCGGCGTGTTCTCGCCCGGCGGCATCGGCTTCGGCGACACG AGCGCCATGGATGGAAACAGCTGGTGGTTCGGGAGCATCCGCCCGGCGAACCCAGTCGCGTCGCAGACGGCGTCCATCTCCG CTAGTCCCAGGGCAACCACTTCGGCAAATCATGCTCTTGAGAGCGAGTCAGACTCCGACAGCGAATCGTTGTATGAGGTAGAGGGAGGTTCATGTGAGCGAGGCACCAAATCTATGGAAACAAAGCGAATAAGAAG GATGGTGTCCAACAGGGAGTCTGCTCGACGATCCAGGCGGAGAAAGCAGGCACAATTATCTGAACTTGAGTCACAG GTCGAACAACTTAAAGGTGAAAATGCAACTCTGTTCAAGCAACTTTCAGAGGCGAACCAACAGTTCACCACTGCAGTCACAGACAACAGAATCCTCAAATCAGATGTAGAAGCCTTAAGGGTCAAG GTAAAGATGGCAGAGGATATGGTAGCAAGAAGCGCAATGTCCTGCGGCTTAGGTGACCTTGGTCTGGCACCATATCTGAATTCAAGAAAGATGTGCCAAGCTTTGAATATGCTCACAGTCACAGGGTTGGATTTGCTAGGAAGCGATGCATTCAGAGGTACAACCGCAGCTCGACAAGTTCAGAACTCACCAGTACAAAGCACTGCAAGCCTAGAGAGTCTGGATAACCGGAAGTCTAGTGAGGTGACCAGCTGTGCGGCAGACATGTGGCCTTGA